The following DNA comes from Geothrix edaphica.
CTGCATGGAAACGCCCCTCACAGCGCCCTGAACAACGTCAGCACGCGCACCTCTGCCGCGCCGCCCTCCTTCAGGGCCTGGGCGCAGCGGAGGAGGGTGGTGCCGGTGGTCCACACGTCATCCACCAGCAGGATGACCCCAGCGGGCACGGCGCCCCGCCGCAGGGTGATGGCCTTCCGCGGCAGGCGGCGGCGCTCGCTTTCGGTGCGCGAGGCCTGACGTCCGCGGAACCAGCCCTTGGCCAGCAGGGGCTTGAAGGGCCGCCCGATCCGGCCCGCCAGCGCCTGGCCCACCTCGGTGCCCAGGTCGAAGCCCCGCAACAGGCGTCGCGGGAGGGCGCTGGGGGCCGAGGTCACCCGGTCCACGTCCGAGATCCAGTCCGGCAGCGGAGCCTGGGTCAGGCGCCGGAGGAGGGCGGCACGCCACCCCGTCTCCCCCTGCTTGATGCCCGGGAGGAGGAGGGCGCCCAGGGGGGGCCGGCCGCCGTGGTAGTCCCACAGGGCA
Coding sequences within:
- a CDS encoding ComF family protein is translated as MLPADLLPRLTEARGHLLLCRGCLGPAGEGADAGLCARCWGGLLPLPEGRCPRCALVHADGACPEAVAWDLGDALWDYHGGRPPLGALLLPGIKQGETGWRAALLRRLTQAPLPDWISDVDRVTSAPSALPRRLLRGFDLGTEVGQALAGRIGRPFKPLLAKGWFRGRQASRTESERRRLPRKAITLRRGAVPAGVILLVDDVWTTGTTLLRCAQALKEGGAAEVRVLTLFRAL